One window of the Cryptomeria japonica chromosome 7, Sugi_1.0, whole genome shotgun sequence genome contains the following:
- the LOC131062360 gene encoding F-box/kelch-repeat protein SKIP20-like — protein sequence MDFLRELPEQIFRDILLRVPYICHSKIKQLLEPAKEMLESFQFYQDRIKFGLTKKYICFLEDHISISIYDPTDQSRKLLPPTNAIVHKIINVNHKIVVLGQSRHLTPLFLIYDFLPSIWKHGAEFPTPRPANLEFACCASPDGSIYIAGGNDNGLNELREAAVYKVDEDKWELLPKMHQGMYSCRGVFIEGMFYVIDINRCQRFDPTTRAWTTINMSIPNSCLDVMYAFQRLIAFTSKGIEQYDWEGNLWRQLETLPQHHPVLNVCATVSCDRILFCGIFRNPDIYICKLYMYKPGAPFSERWISVDQPNSFLEAMVQSIATIEI from the coding sequence aTGGATTTTTTGCGGGAACTCCCTGAGCAGATATTTCGAGACATCTTATTAAGAGTGCCATACATATGTCACTCAAAAATTAAGCAGCTGTTGGAACCTGCCAAAGAAATGTTGGAAAGTTTTCAGTTTTATCAGGATAGAATTAAGTTTGGGCTGACTAAGAAATATATATGTTTTCTCGAGGATCATATTAGCATATCTATATACGATCCTACTGATCAATCACGTAAACTGCTCCCTCCCACAAACGCAATCGTTCATAAAATTATAAATGTGAATCATAAGATTGTTGTGCTGGGCCAGTCACGCCATTTAACTCCATTGTTTTTGATATATGATTTTTTACCTAGTATATGGAAGCATGGTGCTGAATTTCCCACCCCCAGACCTGCAAACCTAGAGTTTGCATGTTGTGCCTCACCTGATGGATCGATTTACATTGCGGGAGGAAATGATAATGGTCTCAATGAACTTCGTGAAGCAGCAGTTTATAAAGTAGATGAAGACAAGTGGGAGCTTCTTCCTAAGATGCACCAGGGAATGTACAGCTGTAGGGGTGTTTTTATTGAAGGAATGTTTTATGTCATTGATATTAATAGATGTCAAAGATTTGATCCCACCACAAGAGCATGGACAACAATAAATATGTCTATTCCTAATTCTTGCCTCGATGTTATGTATGCCTTTCAACGACTAATTGCATTTACAAGTAAAGGAATAGAGCAATATGATTGGGAAGGAAATTTATGGAGGCAATTGGAAACTCTCCCTCAACACCACCCTGTTTTAAATGTTTGTGCCACAGTGTCGTGTGATCGAATTTTATTTTGTGGAATTTTTCGTAATCCTGATATCTATATTTGTAAACTGTATATGTATAAACCTGGAGCACCTTTCTCTGAGAGGTGGATTTCTGTTGACCAACCCAATAGTTTTCTGGAAGCGATGGTTCAATCTATTGCCACCATTGAAATTTAA